CAAACAACAAGCAGACATCcccaaccccccccacccccccacgccccctttcattaCTTGTTAACCATTTAAGGTAAACTCTTCTAAGAGATCcttttaattggtgatggtttgccCCGCCCCATATGCgtaagccccgccccctttaataactaatgacTCGTTTCTTGTACACttttgtgtgaggtatcattgaactcagcagagagttcccttttcattggcccattcatcgctgcttgcagctttaattctgtttttcttattatatattctgctaatacactgcatatatttatattattcttactactagtataatgccactgctactacattgcacatatctgtacatgttcatacattgttcatattacatagccatatttattctgctcttataactatactatatttcttgtcctgtctatgctCCACCCgtctatacttgtatatcacatttgcacttttctgcttttttgcacttctggttggatgcaaactgcatttcgtggtctttgtactctgcacaatgacaatacagttgAATCTAAGCTAATCAGTTATTGATGATCATATTTTGAACAATAATAAACAGTTGAAAGTGCTGCACAACTAgagaaaatacattaaaacaacacaattCAACATACATAAATGAAACAAGATTCACACAAAGATAGAAAGCCGTTCTAAGACTATTAAAAGCAACGATAGATGTGGCTGACCTAGTTTCTGCAGGAATGTCATTCCAGGGTTTTGGGGGTCCGGACTGCAAAAGCCAGATTACGTCTTAGTTCTTAGTCACCAGTCAGGCTCTGGGAACACCCAGCAGGCCACAGTCAGCCGATCTAAGAGGGTGCACAGGCTCATTAGGAGTCAGAAGATCTTTAATATCGCCTGATTAGGATCTGAAATAGGCCCGAAACTGAAAAAACTGACATGTTTTAGAGGACAACATTTTTTATATCTGGAATATTACGCCAAATTGcctaaaaaataacatggatgtacGTTGGACGTATGGAAACACAACGTTCTTCCCAGGAAAAACAAATGACTACTTGAGTTTTCAGTGTTTAATacagttttatagcatttgaaaaaatatttcaaaacagGATATCCTGACCAAACTGACcgataccagtctgtgatccactcaacatcctctgaactagtcaaaataattcataattactgcttttttaactcaaaaagtAGCTATAATGTCAACAAGATTGCATAGGTGCAGTTAGGCTGTGGGTTAAAAGCATTTAGTTATTACTAGGATCTGAAATAAGCACAATACTGACAATTTTATGACATTTGAGGGTAATGGAAAGTTCATACCTGCGTTGTTGTACTGGAACAAAGTGAGCGTAATGTAAGTAGCTGTCAGTAAGTGATCCTCCCCCACATAGAGACCAGAAACCACAtacatttactttcattttcatcaggatgtttgttttctcttttcaaagcagttttattttatgtaaaaagacagtatcattcattttataacaACTAAACTTCTTGCTACAGTTTCATTTGAGACCCACACATCACATTTAAGACGTAAACAAAAATCTTTATGATTATGAATATGGAtttgtacttttttcttttttggggggggcatttcagcctttattgtataggaaagctgagatatgaaagaagaaagagagggatgcttttatatagaccttactggtcccctaatactgtatctgaagtcttttatatagaccttagtggtcccctaatactgtatctgaagtctcttttatatagaccttagtggtcgcctaatactgtatctgaagtctcttttatatagaccttagtggtcgcctaatactgtatctgaagtctctttatatagaccttagtggtcccctaatactgtatctgaagtctctttatatagaccttagtggtcccctaatactgtatctgaagtctcttttatatagaccttagtggtcccctaatactgtatctgaagtctccttGACTCctgatcggcccatctgagctttcattttctcaaaggcagagcaggatacccagggctcggtttacacctatcaccatttctagccactggggggccataggcaggctgggggaactcctattaatgttaaaaaacctcataaagggacattttcatgccatgggacctttaagtattATAGTAGTAATACTACAGTATTTCTACATTACAGTTAACTTTTTTATAGTGAGGCACAGATCTGTAGCCTGATAACTGGGTTTACTTTTCATTGTGTCAGTGATGATGCACAAATGGCTTAGATCCCAATCACAAAAGTCTGATAATGGTAGCAGTTCATCAGGCCGCTAGCCAAACTAACTGCAGCATCTAGTGACTATACATTTGAATCAAGAAATATCTAAATCCATTGTTGACAGCTGAACATAATAAGCTTTATGAAGGCCGTTGGCTGCTGTTTTGTACTGCATGTAGGACAGGTGTGCCTGACAAGTGCCTATGCCTTTAGTTTCTGTCATGTGATGTCTTTGATAGTATTTATTTAGTAAAGAAGTATAAAATAGTCATGAACCTTGACATGAAGTGAAGATTTTTCATCAGCTTTGGGTTTTGCAATTGTATCCGTGTACAAACAGCTTCATTCAGCTTATGTGTGTTACGTAAATAAATGTAAGCGGTGTGATGCAAAGTAGCTCTTGGCCACTTCAAGTTTTTTTAAGTAGCCCTCAGATGAAGAACGGTTGGAGACCTCTGATCTATACGTTGCTTTACAACAACAGCTTTATGTTGAAGAACTGAATGCTGTTTCATGGAAGTACATCTTGCTGCGTTAACTTGTGATTATGAGTTTTAGAAGTTCAATTATTGAAAGGCTAAATGACTAAATgctatataggcctacatcatTTCTGTCCCTGAAAGCTGAAAACAATCTCCTAAAAACTGTAATGATGTATTCCCGTCTGTGGGAGGCGCTGTTACATCAAAATAGAGGATGAGGTATAATCTTTAATTCATCACATCATCAGAAAGTATTTCTCTGAGGTCCCAATTACcaaacaaatatattaaagCTTCCTGTTGCATTGTATTTTAATCAACGTAACTGGAAAATGATCTTtgaccaacccagtctcacggcagttcgtgaaatggtcacgttatttaatctattgaatcgtgttcacggggacgtttatctcgtttttttggTCAGCACGTTTTGTTAACTAATGTacttcaatgggaagcatatgtcgtgatcacagcacgactacggtagcgagtagtatggaAAGCCGAAATGCCGCGTACGGAGGTTGGTtgcggggtggtggatgggtcaaacaacacaggactttcacccaggagacgggAGATCGTGGGAcatgtcctttccccgttcttctattcctaaacccaacctccgtatagatgcttcccattacgtgctgaccaccatgAAAAGAAACGACATAAATGCGCCCGTGTACACGactcaatagattaaaaacaacgtgaccatttcacgaactggcgtgagaacGTGTTGCTTTGACTCCAATAGTCTTTAATGTGTAGtttaacatgtttacatgtggaAACATGACTCTTAAAAAGGAATCACATTGTGTTGAAGGTTGAAAAAGCAGATTTATTGAATGTTAGCTGGTTATTGAAGCTACATGTTGAATACATCGGGTGAAATATTATAACACAAGACTTGGTTTTATAGATGCAGCCTGAACTATTATGGTATGTTTGGGATCTGTTTGAATAATACAAAGTAATGTGGGCTTCAAAATGAAGTTAATTGTTAATGTGATAAACAAAACTAGTTATAAAGATGGAGACACTAATTGCTCTGTTAGATCATTGAAGATACAACAAATGAAAGGTCATGATAggtcatttaaatgtaataaaaccaaACCTACACATTCCTAAAGAAGCAGATTAACTGAGCGGTTGAGTGTTGAACTCCTATAATACccaaatatattgttttttactttaaacaatgctagcatgctacctcgttctcaatagcaaagcactgctacaacacacaccagttcaccatcatctactaaagaactacttccatgtgcgccctcatttagaagaagtctcccagctaatcctgccttgtaactgactgaaggtggagaaacagcctttcttttactgtctatggagctagctagctgacatgctctacatctgagctactgagcatgtgcaatcaaagatagtacagaagaagaagaagaaaagaggtctcactctgtagctaaaacagagacctgaacacagggtgaaaagaggagctgcagcaatgagcagtacaactaaaatatggtgttttttgacaattaaaccatgtaaacctattctggtacaacctctaaatacagttatgaacctgaaaatgagcataagaTGGGAGCTTTAATGTttgccaaaccaaaaagacaggaaactgaCTGCAGAAATTCCCCCCAGAAatagttttcatattcaggctgttaAACAGGTTGCGTTGGGAGTCAGCTGTGTGGTCGCTGCTATTAAAAAGGTAattatgtatattatatgtaatatgttttgcttgatttgcttaaatctatgatggctaaggagcttttttgctgacttttttagagCACTGTAGACCAAACTGTacgtgagaagactatatgagataTGCAATAATACAggcaaagatatttgacttttttggaataaaagcatgtcaataaactaaactCGACACACGTGCTTTAAAGTAAAACACAAATGGTGCAGTAAGCAAAAAGATAGTTGGAAATCCTGCTGGAAAGTGTCGCAGGTACTTTCTTTGACATCATGGAATACAGCCTTTTCATGCTCTGATCAAACCTGGTCAGTCTCATCCTTCAGACTGATCATTGTTGAAGTTGATGCAGTCGTCTCCGAAGTTGATGATGTGTTTCATGGCGCTCAGGATCAGTGCGTCAACGTCACTGTTGAGGTCGATTTCTGACTCGTAGTTCTTCACAGGGAAGATGCAGTTCATGGGAATTCCCACTGTGGCACTGAACAGCTCCATCTACATAACAAAAGAAATGACAGCTCAGAACAACCAAGGCTTTTGGACTAATACTGAttttattaaaggacaattgcTGTGCAAAATGATCCTAGGGGTTTAGTAACAGATGTGtactgagtcgaccgttctctgggatgtgttttcatgctaatcaaatgtgtatgtagcttgaaacaagctagcgcgaacCACTGattagcttgtaacgctagtcttcagggcagagggtaaagtaaaaagaaatctctatttctacaccactaaaaaggctcaaaatatcaccacacttcaacgggaGCATAATGACGGttcctacatgtaaacagaagcactgagaacattgtaagtgtacagacagtttattaaaaagatagattataaagacagtagcgttcacgtatacaggcggccgccgtcttcgGAAAACACCGACCAGTCGAGCGATGAACgacgtgcaaccagtaaccagtaacatagctcaagcacggcatTCGTCGTTTGACTGGTcgctgttttcccaagatggcgcctgcctgtatatgtgaacgctacagacacatttgattagcatgaaaacaaatcccagacaacggtcgactcggtacacgtttTATAAACCCCTAGGATCATTTTGCGCCCGAACTGTCCTTTAAGCTGATCAGGTATTGGCCATGAAGGCAGTGGTAGGCCTTAACTGTGAAACTGGAAGTGTTGACAATGACATTTGCGGTGACTTGCTTATATTGTGCTTCTAAAATAAGGGCTGCAACTTGTCAGAAATGTCCAACAGTTTTTGTAACTATAGGTTGACAATCCAACATCATGGCCACTTTGTGCAGCGATTGGTCAGGCGTGTGCAGAGGGGAAAATAGGCaggattttacattttctttatttcgTGAGTACATATCTCTGGTATCTGATGAGGAACTGGTCAGTGTCCCAAGTGTGGATATCAGAATCGGTTTAGGTAGAGAAAATGTCAGATAGTGCTCATACTGTAAGGACTGGGGACCCAAATCTGATTTAGCTGATCAATAGGAAGCTTCGACTATTCGTACCTTTCCATTGGCATGAGTTTCAGCATGCTCAAATACGGCCACAGTTTCATAACGAACTGAAAACATTTGTACACGTCTCAACGGATGGCAGTCCACGCAGTCTGCCCTGGGGATTCAACTCCGCGGTTCTGGGACAGAGGCTCGGTCTGAGAGGATCCCTCTGCGGGTCTGGGACAGAGGCTCGGTCTGAGAGGATCCCTCTGCGGGTCTGGGACAGAGGCTCGGTCTGAGAGGATCCCTTTGCGGGTCTGGGACAGAGGCTCGGTCTGAGAGGATCCCTCTGCGGGTCTGGGACAGAGGCTCGGTCTGAGAGGATCCCTCTGCGGGTCTGGGACAGTGGCTCGGTCTGAGAGGATCCCTCAGTTTTGTCAAAGTTTTGACCGTATAACCCAATGCATCTGTGACTCCACCTCTTTGCAAATTCATAATATTACTAATTAAACATACCTTTTCCTTCAGGTACTTGACCTTGTAGACATTCTGTATATCGTCTTTGATTTCAGGACAGACCTCATCAATCTTGGTGAGAATGGCCACTTGAGGAATATCTGCAAAGAGAACACAAAACTACTGAGTCctgtaaaggctctgacacaccaacccgacggccgacagtcggcagaaaaggcagtcggactgatcattcgTCTCCCGTCTCCCggagtcggtccaaaaagtgcctcggaacacaccgaaacaacgccgacttgagcgtacgttctgcgcgtacacgagacgtaatacgtctccataacagcaggcggtgctaatctgtattgtcgcccaaaaaatgaaaaccggaaatgaagaacatctctctagacatatcgtattttccggactatacgtcgctccggactataagtcgcatcagtcaaaaaatgcgtcatgaagaggaaaaaaacatatataagtctcactggactataagtcgcatttatttagacatttatttcacaaaatccaagaccaagaacagacatttaatctggaaaggcagagttattaaactacccaacagcccccagaacaaggggctgaatacggtaggtgtcctctatgttaacgtaacacattaacagttattaaactacccaacagcccccagaacaaggggctgaatacggtaggtgtccgctatgttaacgtaacgtaacagctctgttgacgagcctctcccagcagcacgttgttcaagcacccatctgtggactccttcctccagctctggccatctggatttcagcacgactagctttctttgttttcttcattgcagtaagactaaccttttcgccagtcccaagtttctcactcactccaaactctccttctgctgctcgattaccgctttcggctgcgtgttttactacctgcagtctcctgcagcttcttttctttctcagttgtctttaggagcagcatatagtcctcacaagcctagagcgcctctcgcggctgtagacggtaatgttttcagcatgaaataacatttaaaacatcttacattatatatattttgatatataagttgcaggaccagccaaagtatgaaaaaaagtgcgacttatagtccagaaaatacggtagtaaacacagagcacgctgtcgtcagtccTTGTTTTCTTCAGAGAGtggtgatagtagtcaagaaggaccgttgttgtcattactcgctgaacggaagaaaatacgatggctagtacTAAGAAGATACTGCCGTTGTCTGCTCAGAAGATTCTGCGAGGATTACTGCattaggatgtttttttttcaagcagtGGGATGTATTACAAATGTGTAGAGAAGAATAAACAGATTTCTGCTCTCACTCAGTTTTCTGGCTTCAATCCTGATGTTACGAATCTTCTCCACAGTTTTTTCACTCATTTGAGATAATGTGTTGGCATTGATGACACAAACCAGAACGTGCACTTTGTCGTTGTTAGTTGGCTGTTCGTTGTAGAATTGATCGTCGTCTGACAACGCTGATTCAGGATTGAACtggaaaacacatttaaatccaGTTAAATGACAGTTGCAATatgtataaatacatacagtattcaaAATAACATTAACTAATTGTGTGGGGAAAACAATCTGCAAAGTTTGCAGCAACTGTACCCTGTAATCTTCCTTCACGTGTCCCTTCAAAGCCAGTTTGACATCACTCACAGGGATACCTTTGTCTGGATCCAGGCCCATGATGTCATTGAAGACAAAGGGGTAAAAGGtacctgttttttcttttctgatcTTGTAGGTTGTGTACtataaagatataaaaaaagtGCAGTTAGCATTATAAGCAAAAACAGACTAGATTATTACAGAGCTAGCATATAGTAAACCATATTATACtagttctcttttttttgcattttaggaACCAGTTCCCTACAAATTCAGTGTCCAATTGAGCCCAGACAGTCAAGTTAGTGGCcagtttaaaggtgctctaagcgatatgacgtgttttttaggctacaacattttttgtcacatacagcaaccatctcctcactatctgctagctgcctgtcccctgaacacactgtaaaaacatctcctcactatctgctagctgcctgtcccctgaacacactgtaaaaacatctcactatctgctagctgcctgtcccctgaacacactgtaaaaaacatctcaccatctgctagctgcctgacccctgaacacactgtaaaaacatctcctcactatctgctagctgcctgtcccctgaaaacactgtaaaaaacatctcctcactatctgctagctgcctgtcccctgaacacactgtaaaaacatctcactatctgctagctgcctgacccctgaacacactgtaaaaacatctcactatctgctagctgtctgtcccctgaacacactgtaaaaaacgcggtctctgtaaaCAGTCCAGGCTCCaacaaaggcaacaaaaacaaaccctaACCCGTATTATTCAAAGAAGTACAACTTCGTCCGTGATAGTTTTACGTtttcgttattttggtaccatttcattgctaacatcagctatcaggttcccaaacaaatgcaagctaatgttagtgaaGTATCagcgtgatcctccatcttcaacaggctttcaaatctgccagAAGAtggagtaatctccccctggcattcgtcacggtgccactgagtgtaaaagcgcgaaaggcggaggaatgtccctctttggctaatgtattttagagatggaggcgctacatggcagaataaatgaatgaatgattgtgAATGGCAGATTCTGCTCTTAccagaatactttgattagttggtggacgTAATTACACACGattgagcacatatttgtgaaagaacgaaggcgtttttgctaagaatcaactcaaaacattacacaatggagctttaagcacttctggttagacacCAACTACATTTCGTTGCTCTGTACTTGTGacatgtgcaatgacaatacagtTGAATCTAATAACCAAAACCTTAATAGCCTATATTTATGCGCAGATCGGCAGTGACGCCACCTAAATCTGCATGTAAGTTTAAAGATGTCGTAGGtatgattgtgaagatccaggactgaCTACAGCCCAAAAGGGTCTTCTAAGCCCCTCCCCAACACAAGGGAGAGCTGTGCACGATACAGCGGGGGGAAACCTCTGCAGCTCGTGTGTATATAATAGTCAAAGTAACACAAATATAAGTTTAATTAGggtttgaaaatattttagatGTCATATTATATTTGATATGTTTTCTTTATCAACGCAATCAAAAGTTTGCCATACCCTTTTGGTGAAACAGTTGTGAAAGTTGTCCACCAAAGCCTGGGCGTACATACGGTCATGTAAGACGCTTTGGACAGAGTTGATGAAACTGGATTTTCCAGTTCCAACCGGACCATGAAGGAGAATCCTGAGCTGCTGGCCGTCAGTCTGAGGTCTGTAGTCCTTCACGTACTGCAGGGCCCCTTGTCTGTCTCTGCTCAGGGCAggaaacattacattacacagtCTAAACTATACTTTTATAGAGACTTTACATTTTTTCTATGCCAAGGTGTAACACAACTAGGAAGTTAACCAGGATGTCATGAAACAAGGAAACAGACATAACAAGTTAATTACAATAAGTAAATGTGTGCAGTGACATATGGTGTTAAAAAAAGGTCACACTGATGTTGCAGACACACTCACCTCCAGTTTATTTCCCTCCATGGTTTGTTGAAAACTGACAAATGCACGACACAtgttcacatgaaataaaagattatgaaaaaaatatattcatcATGCAACAATGTAGTTTTCCAAATAATAAATATGTTATTCATTAACAATCTTACATGGAGATTCTTTAGATTTGGAGTTTTTTCCACCCATTCCtagaaaataaaactgttaaatatacAATAAAACCCAGAGCTATATTTGAATGTATAAGTGATGTTcatcaaacacaaatacatgtaaatatacaaaacatAATGATACACAGTTTTAAAATGACAATGCTTTCAATGCTTCTTTTAATTGGTCATGTTTGCGTCAGTTCTTACAATGATCAAACAAGATTCACACAAAGATAGAAAGCCGTTCTAAGACTATTAAAAGCAACGATAGATGTGGCTGACCTAGTTTCTGCAGGAAGGTTATTCCAGGGTTTTGGGGGTCCGGACTGCAAAAGCCAGATTACGTCTTAGTTCTTAGTCACCAGTCAGGCTCTGGGAACGCCCAGCAGGCCACAGTCAGCCGATCTAAGAGGGTGCACAGGCTCATTAGGAGTCAGAAGATCTTTAATATCGCCTGATTAGGATCTGAAATAGGCccgaaactgaaaaaaactgacatg
The Sander vitreus isolate 19-12246 chromosome 18, sanVit1, whole genome shotgun sequence genome window above contains:
- the LOC144533790 gene encoding interferon-induced protein 44-like; this translates as MGGKNSKSKESPFFNKPWREINWRDRQGALQYVKDYRPQTDGQQLRILLHGPVGTGKSSFINSVQSVLHDRMYAQALVDNFHNCFTKRYTTYKIRKEKTGTFYPFVFNDIMGLDPDKGIPVSDVKLALKGHVKEDYRFNPESALSDDDQFYNEQPTNNDKVHVLVCVINANTLSQMSEKTVEKIRNIRIEARKLNIPQVAILTKIDEVCPEIKDDIQNVYKVKYLKEKMELFSATVGIPMNCIFPVKNYESEIDLNSDVDALILSAMKHIINFGDDCINFNNDQSEG